The genomic window AGAAGATCGACAGGGCCGCGGCAATCACCGCGCCGACCCCTCGGTACAATCGCAAGCGGTCGTCTCGCGCACTGCCGCCGTTTGCCTCTGCGATCGGCCCCCAGAACCCCGGCGGTCGTGTCCGTCGATAAAATTCGCCCAGGCTCTCCCGAGACTCCGGCCCGACGTAAAGCGCTACGCCGATCCCGATCCCCGAGGCCACAACGGCCATGATCAGCATGCGCACGGCCTCGATCCAGACCTCCAGATCCGGGTCGTTCGTGCGAACCAGCAGCAGCAACGGCGCGGTCAGAGCGAGCGAGGCGACCGTGGCGGCGATCTCTCCCCAGGCGTTGACCCGCCACCACAGCCATCGCAGCAACAGCAACGGCCCAATCCCGGCACCAAGCAGCAAACTGGCCTGCCAGGCGTCTCGGATTGAGGGCATCTGCGTCATGATCACCAGGGCAATCACCAGAATCGCCACGTTCGACCCTCGGGCCACCCAGACCAGTTCCCTCGGCTCCGGGTCGCGCTGAAAGAGACGACGGCTGAGGAATCGCTTGTACAGATCGTTCGTCCAGTACGAGGACCCCCAGTTCAGGTGCGTGTCCACTGTCGAGGCCAGCGCAGCCAGCATCCCGGTGAGCATCAGGCCGAGCAGGCCCATCGGAAGCATCTGCTTGAAGCCTTCGACATAGGCGAATTCGCGATCTTCCTTGATCTGTGCTCGGGCGTCGTTTTCGGCGTCCAACCGTTGCGCGGCGGCCTCCTTGGGCTCGACCAAGGGGCGAAGCTCAGTGTCTTCGGCCTCGGCGTTCACCTTGACGACCCCCGGTCGCTGGGCTCCGACGCCGCCATCCCCCTCCATCTCGGTCGGCAAGATCAGCATCAGGCCAAGCCCGATCGGCAGCCAGAGCAGGCTGCGGAGGAAAATCTGCACGGTCGTTAGCGTCAGGGCCGCCACGCGGGCGTCCCTCGGCGATCGGCAGGCCATCGTCCGCTGGGCGAGATAGCCGGTACCGTCCGCATTGATCTGAAAGAACCACTGCGTCGCATAGACGACCAGCAACGCCAGGCTTGCCTCGCGAGCCCCAGAGGGCGTGAACGCCAGGATCTCGCTCGCCGAAATCCCCCCCGGCCCCAGTCCGCCGCCGAATTTCTCCTGAATTCCCGACTGAATCGCCCCCAGCCCGCCAACCTCTCGAATCACCATGTAGGCAAACGCTCCCGTGGCCACTAGCGCCAGCCCAAGCTGCACCGCATCGGTCGCCACCACGCTCCGCAAGCCTCCCGTGGCCGAATAACCGAGCGTTACCAGTAGAATCGCCAGAATCGACAGCAAATTATTCGCCGATCGCACGTACAGGTCCGGATCGCCCGGTTTCAGCGTGCTCAGGTCCAGTTGCAGCCACTCCATGAACCCGACGACCGGGTCGAACAGCACCGCGGGAAGCCACTCGTTCCAGGTCAAGAACGGCTCGGCAATCCGCGTCGAGGCCAGCAAGACCATCGCCAGCACGGTGCAGTTGAACACCGTGCCGAAGTAAATCGCCTTGAATCCCCGCAACGCCGCGGCCGGCTTCTTCCCGTAGCGCAGCTCCGTGAGCTCGGCGTCGGTTATCACCCCGGCCCGCTGCCAGCTTCCCGCCAGAATGAACCCAAGAACCAAAAACGCGACCCCGTAAATCCACAACCGCCAGAGCGAGAAGATCCCCGAGACCGCGATCATCCCCGCCACCAGAAGCGGCGTATCGGCCGCAAACTGCGTGGCCGCCATGCTCAGCCCCGCCTTCCAGCCCGGCAAGGTCCGGCCGGCCAGAAAGTATTCTTCCACATTCTTTGACGCGACCGACTTGGACTTAATACCATTGCGTATCGCATACACAATAAAGAGAATAATAATTGAATAGTCAATCCAGTGAACTGATCCGGTCCCTTGCATGATGATCGGCTCCGGGGATGCTCAATCGACCACCGAGCAGCGGCGATCGCTGGCCCTCTCGGGCGGCTCGGACTCAGACCGAGGCCGCGCGGCGGTTCTCGTGGCGAAACACTGCGTTCGCGAGAACAACGAGACGTCCCCAGCCGCTTCTTCACGCTCGCCAAGCGGTCGGGAACTCCTTCCACCTCAACAAACAGACCGAACCTGGCGTCGAGCTTACACCCACGTTTTGGGGCCCAGGTGTCGGAGGGCCAGAACGCCTCTCCAGTTGGGGCAAATGTCGTACCATCACATCCACCCACAACCAGTGACAGCCTGGTAACGCAAACGAGCCACTCGCAACACCATGCGCGAGTGGCTCGTGATCCGGGGTTCACGCCGTTGAGCGACCAGGGCCGGTCCTGATCGAGATGATCACTCGTCCGACTGCCGCAACTGGGCCATCACGGTGAAGTCTTCGAGCGTGGTCGTATCGCCCGTCGATTCAACCCCGGCGGCCACATCGCGGAGCAATCGCCGCATGATCTTGCCCGACCGCGTCTTGGGCAACGCCTCGGCGAACCGAATCACATCGGGCCGGGCCAACGCGCCGATCTCCTTGACCACATGCGCCGCCAGTTCCTTCTTCAGGTCCTCGCTCGGCTCCTGGCCCGATTCGAGCGTCACGAACGCCGCGACGGCCTGCCCCTTCAGGTCATCCGGCTTACCCACCACGGCGGCCTCGGCCACCCTCGGGTGGCTGACCAGGGCCGACTCGATCTCCATCGTCGACAGTCGGTGGCCCGAGACGTTCAGCACGTCGTCCACCCGGCCCATGATCCAGAAGTTCCCGTCCGTGTCCTTCCGCGCCCCGTCTCCGGTGAAGTAGCGCCCGGGGAACATCGACCAGTAGGTCTGCTGGAAGCGGTCGTCGTCCCCCCAGAGGGTCCGGAGCATCGACGGCCAGGGCTTGGTAATTGCCAGCAATCCGCCGTGACCGTCGGGCACGGGGTTACCGTCGTGGTCGAGAATCTCAGGAACGATCCCCGGCAAGGGCCTCGTGGCCGATCCAGGGGTCGTCGGCGTCGCCCCTGGCAACGGGGAAATCATGATCGCCCCCGTCTCGGTCTGCCACCAGGTATCGACGATCGGGCACTTCCCGCCGCCAATCACCTCGTGATACCACATCCACGCCTCAGGATTGATCGGCTCTCCCACCGAGCCAAGCAAGCGGAGACTCGACAGATCATGCCGCTGCGGGAACTGCTTGCCCCACTTCATGAACGCCCGGATCGCCGTCGGTGCCGTGTAGAGGATCGTGACCTTGTGATCCTCGATGATCTTCCAGAACCGCGCCTCATCCGGGAAGTTGGGCGCTCCTTCATACATCACGACCGTCGCCCCCAGGGCAAGCGGGCCGTACACAATGTAACTATGACCCGTCACCCAGCCGACATCCGCCGTGCACCAGTAGATGTCGTCGTCCTTCAGGTCAAAAACGATCTGCGTCGAATAGGTCGTCCCCAGCAGATAGCCGGCCGTCGTGTGCAGGATTCCCTTCGGCTTGCCCGTCGACCCCGACGTATAAAGAATGTACAGCGGGTGCTCGCTCTCCATCGGCTCGGCCGGGCAGTCGGTCGAGGCCTTCTCCGCCAGCTCGTGCCACCAGACGTCGCGCCCCTCGGTCATCGGCACGTCGTCGGCGGTCCGCTTGAGCACCACCACCTTCTCGATTGTCGGGCAATGATCGACCGCGCCGTCGGCGTTGGCCTTCAGCGGCACGACCTTGCCACGCCGGTAGCCGCCGTCGGACGTGACCAGCACCTTGGCCGAGCAGTCCTGAATCCGGCCCGCCAGTGCCTCGGAGCTAAACCCGCCGAACACCACCGTATGCGGCGCCCCGATCCGGGCACAGGCGAGCATGGCGATCGCCGCCTCCGGCACCATCGGCAGGTAGATGGCGACCACATCCCCTTTCCTGACGCCGAGCCCCTTCAGGACGTTGGCGAACCGAGAGACCTCGTCGCGCAACTCCTTGTAGGTCAACGTCTTCTCATCGCCCGGCTCGCCAATCCAGACCAACGCCGGCTTCTCGGCGTTCGGGCCCTCGGCGTGGCGATCGACGCAGTTCTCGGCCACGTTCAGTTGCCCGCCGACGAACCACTTGGCGTGCGGCGCCTGCCAGTCGAGCACCGTCTCGAACGGCTTCGACCAGCTCAGCAGCTCCTTCGCCCGAGCAGCCCAGAAGGCTTCGGGGTCCTGGTTCGCCTCGTTCCAGAGGGTTTCGTACTGCTTCAGGCTTGAGATCCGGGCGTTCTTGGCGAATGACTCAGGAGGAGGGAAGACGCGCTTCTCGTTCAGAACACTGTGAATTGATCCGCTGCCGCCAGATTGCGATGCCATGGTCGTCTTGCCTCCGCGGGCCGTTTGGGCCTCGGGTATCTTCGGGAACCCGACACCAATCCCGAAGCTCGGGAGTGCGGGTCAGGTGGAGAGCGCCTGTGTTGACCCCGGCAACAATCTTGGTGGGAGGGGTGAGACTCACCCGTCGGCCGGTGGTCGAGGCAGAAAAGCGATCTTATGAGGGCGGATCGGCACCCGTCAACCGCCCGCCGCCCCCCTGCTCGATCGGCCGAATGGCCTTGCAAACCACTGCCTTGCGTTGGATGATGTCCCAGGTCCAGGATGGGCTGATGTTCCCGACTCGGGCCGATTTCCCGCCCGACTACCGGCCAAGGAGCCTCGACGCAGGTCCCCTCCCATGAACCGCACGATCAAGAGCATGGCCGTCCTGGTCAGCGGGTTCATCCTGCTGTCCTTCGGCGTCGTCGTGGTGAACCAGACCGCCGGCGTCGTCTCGCTCGCGAGCGAGGTCCACCCGATGCTGGGCAAAGGGACGCTCGTCGTCCTGCTCGGCTCCTATGGCGCCCTCATCGGCGTGCCGGTCGTGATGTTTTTCCGCCTGCCGAAGTCGCTCGACCCCCCTCTGAGCGAGGACGACCCCGACTTCGACGGCCACCTCGACCGCCTCCGCACCCGACTCGCTGCCAACCCCGCCGTCACCGAACCCGAGCTGAACACCCGCGACGGCCTCCACCGTGCCATCGGGCAACTCGACCAGCGCGCCGACGACCTCGTCAAGAGCACCGCCTCGGTCGTCTTCCTCTCGACCGCCGTCTCGCAAAACGGCCAGTTCGACGCCCTCATCGTCCTGGCCGCGCAGTCCCGGATGGTCTGGCAGATCGCCCACCTCTACCACCAGCGGCCGACCGTCCGCGACATGACCCGGCTCTACGCCAACGTCGCCGTCACCGCCTTCGCCGCCGGAGCCATCGACGAGATCGACCTGAACCAGCAGGTCCAGCCGATCCTCGGCTCGACCCTCGGCTCTGCCGCCGGAGCCATCCCCGGCATGCAGGTCGCCGCCACCGTCCTGGTCAACTCCGTCATGTCCGGCACCGCCAACGCCTACCTGACCCTTCGCGTCGGCCTCATCGCCAAGCGCTACTGCGGCGCGATCGTCGTCCAGCCCAAGCCCGCCCTCCGCCGCGCCGCCTCCGCCGAGGCCGCCAAGATGCTCGGCGCCATTGTCTCCAGCGGCACCAAAACCATCTCCGCCGCCATCTTCGGCGCCGTCCGCGACAAGGGGGCCCAGACCCTCTCCGACGTCAAGCAGCGCGTCAGCTCGACCGTTTCCACCGTCAGCGACTCCGCCCGCGGCGCCGGCACCCGCTTCTCCGGCCTCTTCCGCCGCGCCGACGGCCAGGTCGGGCCCGAGGCCGCCGGCTGATCGGCGGCCGGCCCCCCTTCGCCCCGATTGTCGACGCAGCCCGAACCGGGACCGAGCCCTGCGACCACCCGCCCGATGCCCCCCGAGGTGTCTCCCCATGCCCGCCGAGCACGACCCCGACGCCCTGGAACCCGAGGGCGGTCAATCGGCCTCCGGGAGCCCGATCTACCGCCACCGGCAAGCCGATCGCGACTGGTCGCCTCCCGAATCGCCGGGCCTTCATCTGGAGGAGATCGAGGCCCACCTGCAACGCCACGTCGGCAAGGTCGAGCACGTTTTCCACGAAGTCGTCTCTGACCTGGTCCACCTCGACGTCCTCCTGATCCCACCGGCCGACGACCGTCCGTTCAAGGTCCTCGTGACCAGCGGCGTGAGCGAGCGACCGATGGCGGTCCCGGAGGGCCTGGAGGAATTCCGAAGGGCCGAGCTGATGATCGCCCTGGCCCCCGACTGGCCGCTCTCCCAGGAGGCCCTCCGCGACGAGGCCAATTACTGGCCCATCCGGTGGCTCAAGAGCGTCGGCCGACTCCCCCACGAGTATCAGACCTGGATCGGCTGGGGCCACTCGATCCCCAACGGAGATCCCGCCGAGCCGATCGGGGGGACCGGCTTTGTCGGCGTCGTCCTGCTCCCCCCCTACGGCTTCGACCCCGAGATCTTCCGGCTCAACACGGCCTCGGGGGAACCGATCACCTTCTACTGGCTGGTCCCCCTCTACCCCGAAGAGATGGCGCTAAAGCTCGACCAGGGGATCGACGCGCTTGAGGACCGACTCAACTTCGACGACCTCGGCTTCGTGCTCGACCCTGATCGCCCGAACGTCGCCCGCGACGGCCAATCCCCCTGAGCCGTACCGAGCCGATCCGAGCCAACCCTCCCCTCCGAACCTCCCCCATGACGTTCCCCGTCACCCCCGATGGCCGCTACTTCGTCGTCCGAGGCCGCCTCTGGCGCATGGCGAACCCCGCGCTCGAACCCGCCGAGCGCTCCCGCCTCCAGCGCGACCTGATGAGCGCCCGCTCCTCCCTCGGCCACGCCCGACGCTCCGGGGACGACGACGCCCGACGCCTCGCCCGTGCCCGGATCGACGCCGCCAAGGTCGCCCTCGGCGAACGCGGCCCCCCCTGGTGGACCGACGGCTCCCCCGACTACAATCGCCGGATGGCCGTCAACACCCCCTACCGCCCTTGGTTCGAGCAACTCCCCCCCGATCCTGATCCCGAACCGGCCGACACCCCATAACTGCCGCCCACGGACCTCCGCGGCGGATCAGGCAACGCGGATCCCCCGATCCGGCCCGGCCGACGGCCTGGCATCACGTTTGCCCCATTTCCCCGAGCTTCGACGCGAATCATCGCCATCTATTGACCCATTTTCTCCACCCCGAACCGGACGACCGCCATGTCTCGCCCCCGCGTCCTGAACGTCGGCCAGTGCGGCTACGACCACTCCTCCATCTCCCGCTTCCTGCAGCAATCCTGCAACGCCCAGGTCGACGCCGCCGACTCCGGCACCGAGGCCCTCGACGCCCTCCGCGCCGACCCGAAGCGCTACGACCTCGTCCTCGTCAACCGCGTCTTCGACCGCGGCGGCGAGTCCGGCCTCGACCTCATCAAGACCCTCCGCTCCGACCCCACCCTCGC from Tautonia rosea includes these protein-coding regions:
- a CDS encoding suppressor of fused domain protein, whose amino-acid sequence is MPAEHDPDALEPEGGQSASGSPIYRHRQADRDWSPPESPGLHLEEIEAHLQRHVGKVEHVFHEVVSDLVHLDVLLIPPADDRPFKVLVTSGVSERPMAVPEGLEEFRRAELMIALAPDWPLSQEALRDEANYWPIRWLKSVGRLPHEYQTWIGWGHSIPNGDPAEPIGGTGFVGVVLLPPYGFDPEIFRLNTASGEPITFYWLVPLYPEEMALKLDQGIDALEDRLNFDDLGFVLDPDRPNVARDGQSP
- a CDS encoding DUF697 domain-containing protein — protein: MNRTIKSMAVLVSGFILLSFGVVVVNQTAGVVSLASEVHPMLGKGTLVVLLGSYGALIGVPVVMFFRLPKSLDPPLSEDDPDFDGHLDRLRTRLAANPAVTEPELNTRDGLHRAIGQLDQRADDLVKSTASVVFLSTAVSQNGQFDALIVLAAQSRMVWQIAHLYHQRPTVRDMTRLYANVAVTAFAAGAIDEIDLNQQVQPILGSTLGSAAGAIPGMQVAATVLVNSVMSGTANAYLTLRVGLIAKRYCGAIVVQPKPALRRAASAEAAKMLGAIVSSGTKTISAAIFGAVRDKGAQTLSDVKQRVSSTVSTVSDSARGAGTRFSGLFRRADGQVGPEAAG
- a CDS encoding sodium:solute symporter family transporter; this encodes MQGTGSVHWIDYSIIILFIVYAIRNGIKSKSVASKNVEEYFLAGRTLPGWKAGLSMAATQFAADTPLLVAGMIAVSGIFSLWRLWIYGVAFLVLGFILAGSWQRAGVITDAELTELRYGKKPAAALRGFKAIYFGTVFNCTVLAMVLLASTRIAEPFLTWNEWLPAVLFDPVVGFMEWLQLDLSTLKPGDPDLYVRSANNLLSILAILLVTLGYSATGGLRSVVATDAVQLGLALVATGAFAYMVIREVGGLGAIQSGIQEKFGGGLGPGGISASEILAFTPSGAREASLALLVVYATQWFFQINADGTGYLAQRTMACRSPRDARVAALTLTTVQIFLRSLLWLPIGLGLMLILPTEMEGDGGVGAQRPGVVKVNAEAEDTELRPLVEPKEAAAQRLDAENDARAQIKEDREFAYVEGFKQMLPMGLLGLMLTGMLAALASTVDTHLNWGSSYWTNDLYKRFLSRRLFQRDPEPRELVWVARGSNVAILVIALVIMTQMPSIRDAWQASLLLGAGIGPLLLLRWLWWRVNAWGEIAATVASLALTAPLLLLVRTNDPDLEVWIEAVRMLIMAVVASGIGIGVALYVGPESRESLGEFYRRTRPPGFWGPIAEANGGSARDDRLRLYRGVGAVIAAALSIFSMLVGIGSLICGSPPPFWWPHRPTWIGFCLVMGFGLMPVWYWLGFSEASAEPKSPPPEDPDRSEAAELQVGAKLDEPDGTRRGDYEASNQNGPDQPSVSSIPDSSMKEPSAPPEDSQDSKSPRTSD
- the acs gene encoding acetate--CoA ligase is translated as MASQSGGSGSIHSVLNEKRVFPPPESFAKNARISSLKQYETLWNEANQDPEAFWAARAKELLSWSKPFETVLDWQAPHAKWFVGGQLNVAENCVDRHAEGPNAEKPALVWIGEPGDEKTLTYKELRDEVSRFANVLKGLGVRKGDVVAIYLPMVPEAAIAMLACARIGAPHTVVFGGFSSEALAGRIQDCSAKVLVTSDGGYRRGKVVPLKANADGAVDHCPTIEKVVVLKRTADDVPMTEGRDVWWHELAEKASTDCPAEPMESEHPLYILYTSGSTGKPKGILHTTAGYLLGTTYSTQIVFDLKDDDIYWCTADVGWVTGHSYIVYGPLALGATVVMYEGAPNFPDEARFWKIIEDHKVTILYTAPTAIRAFMKWGKQFPQRHDLSSLRLLGSVGEPINPEAWMWYHEVIGGGKCPIVDTWWQTETGAIMISPLPGATPTTPGSATRPLPGIVPEILDHDGNPVPDGHGGLLAITKPWPSMLRTLWGDDDRFQQTYWSMFPGRYFTGDGARKDTDGNFWIMGRVDDVLNVSGHRLSTMEIESALVSHPRVAEAAVVGKPDDLKGQAVAAFVTLESGQEPSEDLKKELAAHVVKEIGALARPDVIRFAEALPKTRSGKIMRRLLRDVAAGVESTGDTTTLEDFTVMAQLRQSDE
- a CDS encoding response regulator, whose protein sequence is MSRPRVLNVGQCGYDHSSISRFLQQSCNAQVDAADSGTEALDALRADPKRYDLVLVNRVFDRGGESGLDLIKTLRSDPTLAELPVMLVSNYPDAQQQALDLGALPGFGKSDLGNPTTSQRLRDALSSDGGF